Genomic segment of Paraburkholderia agricolaris:
CGGCTTCCAGCCGGGTTTCGCCTATATGGGCGGGCTCGACGAGACGCTGCATACACCGCGCCGTTCGTCGCCGAGGCTGGAAGTGCCGGCCGGTTCGGTCGGCATCGGCGGTGAGCAGACCGGCATTTATCCGGCCACCTCCCCCGGCGGCTGGCAGTTGATCGGCCGCACCGAACTACCGCTGTTCGATCCGGCCCGGCGCCCGCCCACGCTGCTGCAACCGGGCGACCGGGTGCGCTTTACCATTGCGGGGATACACGCATGATCGATGTGATCCGCGCGGGCCTCCTGACTACGATTCAGGACCTCGGCCGTCACGGCTACCGGCACCTAGGCGTCGCGATGGGCGGTGCGCTCGACCGTTTGTCGCTCGAAGTCGGCAACCGGCTGGTCGGCAACCGGCCCGATGCGGCCGGCCTGGAAATTACCTTCGGCCCGACCGTGCTGCGCTTTCTGCGCGCCACGCGCGTGGCCATCACCGGCACCGAATTCGGCGCGACGCTCGACGGCAAGCCGGTCTATTCATGGTGGAGCCTGCCCGTGCAGGCCGGCCAGGAGCTGGTTCTACAGGCCGCCAAACGCGGTATGCGCGGCTACGTCTGCGTCGCCGGCGGCATTGACGTTTTGCCGATGCTCGGCTCGCGCAGTACCGATCTTGCCGGCCAATTCGGCGGACTCGGCGGCCGGGCGCTGCGCGACGGCGATCGTCTGCCGGTCGGCGCGCCGCCCCAACGCGGCCATCTCGGCTTCACCCCTGAAGCGCCGGAGTTCGGCGTGAAAGCGCCGGCCTGGTGCAAGTTCGTGCTGGTTCACGAGCCACTGCGGCGCGGCCGGCATCCATCCGGCGTGCCTTGGGCCGTGCCGATCCGCGTGCTGCAAGGCCCCGAGTACGACAGCTTCACTGAAGCAGCGCACGAATCGTTCTGGTCCGACGAATGGCTGGTTACGCCAAACAGCAACCGCATGGGCTACCGTCTCGCCGGCAAGCAACTGAAACGCAGCCAGAAAAGCGATCTGCTCTCGCATGCGGTGCTGCCTGGCACGATTCAGGTTCCACCGAACGGCCAGCCGATCGTGCTGATGAGCGATGCGCAGACCACCGGCGGCTATCCGAAAATCGGCGCCGTGATTCAGGCCGACCTGTGGAAGCTCGCCCAGGTTCGCCTGAACGCCTCCATCCGCTTCATCCCGACTACGGTCTACGAGGCACGCCAGGCGCTACTGGAAGAACGTACGTATTTGCGGCAGATCGACGCCGCGATCGCCATGCACGAGGAACGCTGCGCGCGCCAGCCGGCGGTCGCAGCGCTGTAACACTAAGTAGAGGAACACCATGGAAATCGATTTGAACGCCGATCTCGGCGAAGGTTGCGGCTCTGACGAGGCGCTGCTCGACCTCGTCAGTTCGGCCAACATTGCGTGCGGCTGGCACGCGGGCGGCGCCAACGCCATGCGCGACTGTGTGCGGTGGGCGGTGCAAAAAGGCGTGTCGATCGGCGCGCATCCAAGCTTTAACGATCCCGAGAATTTTGGCCGCAAGGAAATGGACCTGCCGGCCAACGAGATCTACGCGGGCGTGCTGTATCAACTCGGCGCACTGTCGGCCATCGCGCAGGCCGAGGGTGGGCGCATCGCGCACGTCAAACCGCACGGTGCCCTTTACAACCAGGCTGCGCGCGACGCGAAGATCGCCGACGCGATCGTCTCGGCGGTCCATGATTTCGATCCGTCGGTCGCGGTGTTCGCGCTTGCCAACAGCGGCCTCGTGACCGCCGCGCGCGAAACGGGCCTGATCGCCGTTGAAGAAGTATTCGCCGACCGCGGTTATCGCGCCGACGGCTCGCTGGTGCCGCGCAAGGAGCCGGGCGCGCTGCTCGACGACGAAGAGGTGGTGCTGGCGCGCACACTCGCCATGGTGCGGGAGCGCCGCGTGCAGGCCGTGGACGGCCACTGGGTGCCGCTCAACGCGCAAACCATCTGCCTGCACGGCGACGGTCCGCACGCGTTGGCATTCGCACGGCGCATCCGCAGCGCGCTGGAGGACGCCGGCATTGAAGTACACGCAGCAGGCGCCGCGAGCGTCTGAACCGCGCGGACTCGCGCGAACCCGGCAGCGTGAGTCGACCCATTGCCGTGCCCTGAACGCCCCGCTCCTTGCGGGGCGTTTGCCAGGTGCAGGAGGGTTTGCAGTACCCGGAGTGGAACAACACCGTCGAATAACAAAAAGCAGCAGGTGCAGGTGTAGTCGAAGCAACGCGGCCAGCAAGAGCCGTGGCAACAAAACGGCGCGAGGATCATCAAGCGCCGGCACACGTTAGCCGCCACAAGCGGCGAGGTTGAAACCCTGTTTGGAGATCCAGATGCAGACAACAGTCAGTCTATGGCCGCTCATTGGCGTGGCCGTCATCATCGTCGGCTTTTTATTACGGTTCAATCCGATGTTGATCGTGGCGGTTGCCGCGATCGTCACCGGTCTGGCCGCGCACTTCCCGCCCGAAAAGATCCTCGCCGAAATCGGCACCGGCTTCATCAAGACCCGCAATATTCCGCTGATCATCCTGCTGCCGCTGGCCGTGATCGGTCTGCTGGAGCGGCATGGCCTGCGCGAGCGCGCGCAGGCGTGGATCGGCGGCATCAAGGCCGCGACCGCGGGACGTTTGCTGATCGTCTATCTGCTGGTGCGCGAGCTGACCGCCGCTGTCGGCCTGACCGGTCTTGGCGGTCATCCGCAGATGGTGCGTCCGCTGATCGCACCGATGGCCGAAGGCGCGACTGAAACGCGCTTCGGCAAAATCAGCGACGCGGTTCGCTTCAAGCTGCGCGCCTTCTCCGCGGCGACCGACAACGTCGGCCTGTTCTTCGGCGAGGACATCTTCGTCGCGTTCGGCGCAATCGTGCTGATGACGACCTTCCTGAAAGAAGCGGGCATCGTCGTCGAGCCGATTCACGTGGCCGTCTGGGGCATCCCGACCGCGATTTGCGCATTCATCGTTCACGGCTTCCGCCTCTATCTGCTCGACCGCAGGCTCGAGCGCGAACTGCGCGGCAATGCCGCAGCGAACACCGCCTCCATTTCGCCGACGCAACCCGCCGCTGGAGACAAAGCATGACGCTCACGATTACCTATCTGTTCTGGCTGCTGGGCGTGGTGCTGCTCGTCATCGGCGGCATGATCGTCACGGACAAGGAGCATCCGCGCCGCTTCACCGCCGGCGGCTTCTGGATTCTTTACGCACTGATCTTCCTGATCGGCGACAAGCTGCCGCCCTCCGTGGTCGGTGTGCTGGTGATCGTGATGGCGCTGGCTGCGGGCTTCGGCGGTGTGACCGCGGCCAAGCCGAAGCTGCTGTCACTCGAAGCACGCAAGGCTAGCGCCGCGCGGCTGGGCAACAAGCTGTTCGTACCCGCGCTGACGATTCCGGTCGTCACCGTGCTCATTACGCTGTCGGCCAGCCATCTGATCTTCGGCGGCATACCGTTGATCGAGAAGGCCAATGTCACACTGATCGGCTTCGGCATCGGCTGCGTGATCGCGCTGGCGATTGCCTGCGTGATGACGCGCGATACCGTCGGCCAGTCGATGAAAGAAGCGCGCCGCCTGGTCGATGCATTGTCGTGGGCAGCGGTGCTCCCGCAAATGCTCGGCATGCTCGGCCTCGTGTTCTCGGACGCCGGCGTCGGCAAGGCGGTCGCTCACGTGACCACGGCCTATATCAGCCTTGACTACCGTTTTATCGCCGTGGCTGTGTACTGCATCGGCATGGCGCTCTTCACGATGGTGATGGGCAACGGTTTCGCCGCATTTCCAGTGATGACGGGCGGCGTCGGCGTGCCGATTCTGGTCGGCGTGTTTCACGGCAATCCGGCGGTGATGGTCGCGATCGGCATGTTCTCGGGCTACTGCGGCACGCTGATGACACCAATGGCCGCGAACTTCAACATGGTGCCGGCGGCGCTGCTGGAATTGCCGGACAAGAATGCGGTGATCAAGGTGCAGGTGCCGACCGCATTGACCTTGCTGGTCGTGAATATCTTCCTGCTGAATTTCCTGATGTTCCTGTAGGACTGTTGGCCAGGCCACGCGAGAAGTACCGGTATCGCACCGGATTGTCGCGCTGGCCGGCGTAGTTCCATAAACCGTGGCAAATGGACGCCGCCGAATTCGGAGGCGTCCGATCGTCAGGAACGGGGCCAAAACATAAGCTGGTGGATGGTCTCCCATCCACACGCGCCGGCGCGGGCACCGCATGCCGCTGGCGCTTTCCAGCAGGCCCTCATGGAACATCAACCTCAATCCGATACCGCGAGCACCGGTACGCCACCCTCCGCTTACCTCGCCTCGGTGCTCGACGCCGCGCTCGAAGAACACCTGGCTGGCCGGCTCGATTCCGCTGAACCGCTCTATCGCGAAGCCCTCGTGCTCGATCCCGCACAGGCCCAAGCGCTGCACTACTTCGGCGTGCTCCAGCATCAGCGCGGCAACCACAGCTTCGCTGCGGAACTGATGAGCGAGGCGCTCAAGCTCGATCGCACCAATGCCGCCTGCTGGAGTAACCGCGGCCTCGTGGCCGCCGCCCTCGGCCATCCGCAGGAGGCCATGATCTGCTACGACCAGGCGTTGCAGTTGCAGCCGGATTTCGCCGACGCGCGCAACAACTTCGGTGTCGCGCTGCAGGCGCAAGGCGCGTTCGACGAAGCAATCGGGCAATATCGCCTGGCGCTTGCCGCGAACCCGCTATTCATCGACGCGCTTCTGAACCTCGGCACGGCGTTCAGCAAGCTCGACCGCTATGACGAAGCACTGGTGTGTTATCAGGACGTGCTGACACTCGACCCGCAATCGGCGGAAGCGCACTTTAACGCGGGCAATGCACACACCGCGCAGCGCAATCACAGCGCTGCCATTGCCAGCTTTCAACAAGCGCTGCTGTTGCGCCCCAGTTACGCCGAAGCGCATGTCAACCTCGGCAGCGTGATCGGCAAGCTCGGCGACTACGCCGGCGCCGAAGCCCATTATCGGCAGGCAGTCGCGCTCAAGCCGAACCCAACCAATCTGGTTTGCCTTGGCGGCTCGCTTGGCGCGCAAGGCCGTCTCGACGAGGAAGAAGGTCCCTACCGCCATGCGCTGGCGCTTGACCCCGACTACGCAGACGCGCATCAGAACCTCGCGTGGCTGTTGCTCAAGCGCGGCGATTACAAGCAGGGTTGGGCGGAGTTTGCAAAGCGCTGGCGCAAGCGCGACTACGAAGCGATCGCGGTGCCGAACGTCGCCGAATGGCATGGCGAGCCGCTCGACGGGCGCCGCCTGTTGGTGATCGGCGAACAGGGTTTCGGCGATCACTTCCAGTTCCTACGCTACGCGCGTGAACTCGAACAACGCGGCGCCACGGTGGATCTCTGTGTTCGCGAGCCGCTGCTGCCGCTGGTCGGGCGCATTCCTGGCGTGCATCGCGCGTTCAGTGGCAAGCCCGATAGCGAGTATGACTTCTGGGTGCCGCTGATGAGCGTGCCGTCGTGCGTCGGCACCGAACTGTCGACCATTCCCGCTGCCGTGCCGTACATGTTCGCCGACAAGGCGAAGATCAAGACATGGCGCAAACGGGTGGCTGCAGCCGACCAATCGAAACGCAAAGTGGGTCTGGTGTGGGCCGGCAGTCCGACATTTGGCAACGATCGTTATCGGTCGGTGGTTCTGGCCGACCTGGCCGCGCTAGGCGAGGTGAAAAACATTGCCTGGTACCCGCTGCAGAAAGGCCCGGCGCACGATCAGCTGGCCGATGCGCCCAAAACTTTCCGGCCCCACGATTTCACCGCCGATCTGCACAACTTCGACGACACCGCCGCGCTCATCATGAATCTCGATCTGGTGATTGCGGTGGACACTGGCGTGGCCCACCTTGCTGCCGCGCTGGGAAAACCGGTCTGGGTGCTCCTGCCCGCCAACTCGGACTGGCGCTGGCTCGAAGAGCGCAGCGATTCGCCGTGGTATCCGACCATGAAACTATTCCGGCAGACGGCCTTGGGCGATTGGGCGCAGGTGGTCAAGCGGGTGTCGGAAGAATTACGCGACACTGGGCCTTAAGGACGACGGCGCTGCGCGCCAGCATGTAGGCGCGCAACAACTTGTTGATGCGCGTCTGATAGCCAGCGCCCTGCTCTTTGAACCGGTTCAGCACATCCGCAGCATGGCTCGGCGACACTCATCCCGCATCGACCACGAACCCGTGCTGCCGCAGCAGTTGCAGCACACCCTTGCGGCCGCCCAGATGCAAGGCGCCGATCGCCACGAACACCGGCTTGTTCGGCCCGGCGATCAGCAGCATCCGCGACACGAAGCGCCGGTTACGCTCGTACACGATCTTGTTGTCGATCGAATCGGAGACGCGCTTGTCGCGCGCCAGCTTTTCGGACTTCGCGGCCTGCCAGGCCGCAATCGCGTCGGCATCTCCCACGCGCCACAACCGATGCAGCGTCTTCACATCGTCGACATTTTCCGCGGGTGTCTGCACCAGGTCCTGCGCGAGCATTTCGCGCTGTTGCGCGAGCGTAAGCCCAGTGAATGCGCGCATCTGCTGATGCAGCGTCTCGAGGCCGACGATCTTGCCGCGCGTCCTGATATACACGTTCTGCAACTGCGCTTCCGTGCCGTACTCGGTCTGCAAACCGGCGCTCAACGAATCGTAGGTTTCGACCACCAATGACGCGAGCCACGGCCGCATCTTCTTGATTTCATCCAGCGCCGCGGGATTGCCGCGCAGGCGCGCGGCCAGTTTGTGCCACAAAGGCTCGGGTAACAGACCCGGCAAGCAGTCCCGGCGGCACACCCCGTACTTCGACACGTCGTCTTGCGAGACCAGCAGTTCGTCGGGGGAGAGTTCGAGCGCCAGGGTCGGCGAGGCGATCAGCGCGCCGAGAATCGGTGCGCGGAACGGCTGCTGGGGCGGATAGTCGGCGGGGTCGCCGACGTGCAACGTGCCAAGCACGTAGATGGTCGTAGTGCCGCGGGTCGCGACATAGAACGGCATGCGCGCCGGTTGCAAACGCACCGGCCCGCTCGCGGTAGTGCCCGGCGTGGCGGGCGGGGGATTGAAACCCGGCAGGGTGGCGCGCGGCGGCGCCGGCAGATTGGGCACCGGCATTGCCGGCCGCCCTGCCTGAGCAGGCGTATTGGCGGCTGCCCCGGCGGCATGTGCGACGCCGACTGGTGCCACGCTCAAATGAAAAACAGCACAAACGCCGAGGAGCGCGGCACCGGTCAGTGCACGCGCTCCCCAGCGCCGCGCGGAAGCAACGTGGCGGCCGTCATCACGCGAGCGGCGCGTAAGACGACGCGCCGCCACTGCATCAGGCATCCACGTCCCCCACCTCCTCGGCACGGTGACACGACACCTGACGGCCATCCACTTCACGCAACTTCGGTTCTTCGCTGCGGCACCGGTCGATCACATACGGGCAGCGCTGATGGAACGTGCAGCCCGACGGCGGATGCAGCGGCGAAGGCATTTCACCTTGCAGCTTGATCTTGATGGTGCGATCCGCTTCGAAAATCGAAGGCGTGGCCGACATTAGCGCACGCGTGTACGGATGACGCGGGTTGGAGAAAATCCGCTTCTTGTCACCGAGTTCCGCCACGCCGCCGAAGTACATCACCATCACATCGTCGGCGATGTGCTCCACCACCGACAGATTGTGCGAGATGAACACGTAGCTGGTCTTGAACTGCTCCTGCAGATCCATGAACAGATTGAGAATCTGCGCCTGGATCGACACGTCGAGCGCGGACACCGGTTCATCGGCGACCACGATCTGCGGATCGAGGATCATCGCGCGCGCAATCGCCACACGTTGACGCTGACCGCCCGAGAACATATGCGGATAGCGCTTTGCATGCTCCGGACGCAGGCCGACCGTGCGCATCATCTGCGCGATACGTTCCGCGCGTTCGGTCGAGCTCAATTGCGTGTTGATCGCGAGCGGTTCGCCGAGCGTCTGCTCAACGGTCTTACGCGGATTCAGCGAAGCAAACGGGTTCTGAAACACCATCTGCACGCGCCGCCGTAGTGCGGCGATCTTCGCGTGATCGGCGCCGGCCACGTCTTCGCCGTCGATCAACAGGCGGCCCGCGCTGGGCGCTTCGATCATCGTGAGTTGACGTGCGAGCGTCGATTTGCCGCAGCCCGATTCACCAACCACCGCCAGGGTCTTGCCGCGCTCGAGCGCGAACGAGACACCGTTGAGCGCCTTCACCGTGCCGGACGCGAACAGCCCGCGTTTGACCGTGTAGTACCGCGCCAGCTTGTC
This window contains:
- a CDS encoding biotin-dependent carboxyltransferase family protein; protein product: MIDVIRAGLLTTIQDLGRHGYRHLGVAMGGALDRLSLEVGNRLVGNRPDAAGLEITFGPTVLRFLRATRVAITGTEFGATLDGKPVYSWWSLPVQAGQELVLQAAKRGMRGYVCVAGGIDVLPMLGSRSTDLAGQFGGLGGRALRDGDRLPVGAPPQRGHLGFTPEAPEFGVKAPAWCKFVLVHEPLRRGRHPSGVPWAVPIRVLQGPEYDSFTEAAHESFWSDEWLVTPNSNRMGYRLAGKQLKRSQKSDLLSHAVLPGTIQVPPNGQPIVLMSDAQTTGGYPKIGAVIQADLWKLAQVRLNASIRFIPTTVYEARQALLEERTYLRQIDAAIAMHEERCARQPAVAAL
- a CDS encoding BrnA antitoxin family protein; its protein translation is MSPSHAADVLNRFKEQGAGYQTRINKLLRAYMLARSAVVLKAQCRVILPTPA
- a CDS encoding tetratricopeptide repeat protein; protein product: MEHQPQSDTASTGTPPSAYLASVLDAALEEHLAGRLDSAEPLYREALVLDPAQAQALHYFGVLQHQRGNHSFAAELMSEALKLDRTNAACWSNRGLVAAALGHPQEAMICYDQALQLQPDFADARNNFGVALQAQGAFDEAIGQYRLALAANPLFIDALLNLGTAFSKLDRYDEALVCYQDVLTLDPQSAEAHFNAGNAHTAQRNHSAAIASFQQALLLRPSYAEAHVNLGSVIGKLGDYAGAEAHYRQAVALKPNPTNLVCLGGSLGAQGRLDEEEGPYRHALALDPDYADAHQNLAWLLLKRGDYKQGWAEFAKRWRKRDYEAIAVPNVAEWHGEPLDGRRLLVIGEQGFGDHFQFLRYARELEQRGATVDLCVREPLLPLVGRIPGVHRAFSGKPDSEYDFWVPLMSVPSCVGTELSTIPAAVPYMFADKAKIKTWRKRVAAADQSKRKVGLVWAGSPTFGNDRYRSVVLADLAALGEVKNIAWYPLQKGPAHDQLADAPKTFRPHDFTADLHNFDDTAALIMNLDLVIAVDTGVAHLAAALGKPVWVLLPANSDWRWLEERSDSPWYPTMKLFRQTALGDWAQVVKRVSEELRDTGP
- a CDS encoding DUF969 domain-containing protein, whose product is MQTTVSLWPLIGVAVIIVGFLLRFNPMLIVAVAAIVTGLAAHFPPEKILAEIGTGFIKTRNIPLIILLPLAVIGLLERHGLRERAQAWIGGIKAATAGRLLIVYLLVRELTAAVGLTGLGGHPQMVRPLIAPMAEGATETRFGKISDAVRFKLRAFSAATDNVGLFFGEDIFVAFGAIVLMTTFLKEAGIVVEPIHVAVWGIPTAICAFIVHGFRLYLLDRRLERELRGNAAANTASISPTQPAAGDKA
- a CDS encoding TraB/GumN family protein, yielding MPDAVAARRLTRRSRDDGRHVASARRWGARALTGAALLGVCAVFHLSVAPVGVAHAAGAAANTPAQAGRPAMPVPNLPAPPRATLPGFNPPPATPGTTASGPVRLQPARMPFYVATRGTTTIYVLGTLHVGDPADYPPQQPFRAPILGALIASPTLALELSPDELLVSQDDVSKYGVCRRDCLPGLLPEPLWHKLAARLRGNPAALDEIKKMRPWLASLVVETYDSLSAGLQTEYGTEAQLQNVYIRTRGKIVGLETLHQQMRAFTGLTLAQQREMLAQDLVQTPAENVDDVKTLHRLWRVGDADAIAAWQAAKSEKLARDKRVSDSIDNKIVYERNRRFVSRMLLIAGPNKPVFVAIGALHLGGRKGVLQLLRQHGFVVDAG
- a CDS encoding peptide ABC transporter ATP-binding protein, with product MNAVFEPRRQSDHAGDHVLVADKLARYYTVKRGLFASGTVKALNGVSFALERGKTLAVVGESGCGKSTLARQLTMIEAPSAGRLLIDGEDVAGADHAKIAALRRRVQMVFQNPFASLNPRKTVEQTLGEPLAINTQLSSTERAERIAQMMRTVGLRPEHAKRYPHMFSGGQRQRVAIARAMILDPQIVVADEPVSALDVSIQAQILNLFMDLQEQFKTSYVFISHNLSVVEHIADDVMVMYFGGVAELGDKKRIFSNPRHPYTRALMSATPSIFEADRTIKIKLQGEMPSPLHPPSGCTFHQRCPYVIDRCRSEEPKLREVDGRQVSCHRAEEVGDVDA
- a CDS encoding DUF979 domain-containing protein — its product is MTLTITYLFWLLGVVLLVIGGMIVTDKEHPRRFTAGGFWILYALIFLIGDKLPPSVVGVLVIVMALAAGFGGVTAAKPKLLSLEARKASAARLGNKLFVPALTIPVVTVLITLSASHLIFGGIPLIEKANVTLIGFGIGCVIALAIACVMTRDTVGQSMKEARRLVDALSWAAVLPQMLGMLGLVFSDAGVGKAVAHVTTAYISLDYRFIAVAVYCIGMALFTMVMGNGFAAFPVMTGGVGVPILVGVFHGNPAVMVAIGMFSGYCGTLMTPMAANFNMVPAALLELPDKNAVIKVQVPTALTLLVVNIFLLNFLMFL
- the pxpA gene encoding 5-oxoprolinase subunit PxpA, with translation MEIDLNADLGEGCGSDEALLDLVSSANIACGWHAGGANAMRDCVRWAVQKGVSIGAHPSFNDPENFGRKEMDLPANEIYAGVLYQLGALSAIAQAEGGRIAHVKPHGALYNQAARDAKIADAIVSAVHDFDPSVAVFALANSGLVTAARETGLIAVEEVFADRGYRADGSLVPRKEPGALLDDEEVVLARTLAMVRERRVQAVDGHWVPLNAQTICLHGDGPHALAFARRIRSALEDAGIEVHAAGAASV